The Candidatus Uhrbacteria bacterium genome has a segment encoding these proteins:
- a CDS encoding glycosyltransferase family 4 protein, which produces MNEAKKRIALAVTLAEIGGVQVFLLEFAQYLKEMGHDVTILAGTGNWLAEQAKSHGIRFIRLNHMRRDIHPIQDILAIRELNQLFRQHHFEVVHLNSTKMGVLGSIASNIAKVDRVVYRIGGWVFLENLPSWKRQIYIYAERFTAHFKDTIICVNPSDEIEAAKHSIKPKSKVITIPNGIDFVRFESNLLSKNEARAKLGLKQDSIVIGSVSNFYAPKNIPAYIDTIRNVIDQNPSPHFVLIGDGPERKRIEQKITDLNLTESITLAGELNNASSLLRAFDVFTLPSTKEGMAFALLEAMAASLPCVATDVGAAKWMLGDADGIIVPPSDTQALTRAILELANNESKRIQLGQNAKEAVQNRFPLEKTLSGNASALLD; this is translated from the coding sequence ATGAATGAGGCAAAAAAACGCATCGCCTTGGCCGTGACCCTCGCTGAGATCGGAGGTGTCCAGGTTTTTTTGCTTGAATTCGCCCAATACCTTAAAGAAATGGGTCATGATGTGACGATCCTCGCAGGCACAGGCAACTGGCTTGCAGAACAAGCAAAATCCCATGGAATCCGCTTCATACGGCTCAACCACATGCGCCGCGACATTCATCCGATTCAAGATATTCTTGCGATTCGCGAGCTCAATCAACTTTTCCGCCAACATCATTTTGAGGTTGTGCATTTGAATAGCACAAAAATGGGCGTACTCGGATCCATCGCGAGTAACATCGCAAAAGTCGATCGGGTCGTCTATCGCATCGGCGGCTGGGTTTTCCTGGAAAACTTGCCGAGCTGGAAACGCCAAATCTATATCTACGCAGAACGTTTCACCGCCCACTTCAAGGACACGATCATCTGCGTAAATCCTTCCGATGAAATCGAGGCCGCAAAACATTCCATCAAACCAAAAAGCAAAGTCATCACGATTCCTAATGGAATTGATTTTGTTCGATTTGAATCCAACCTGCTCTCCAAAAATGAAGCACGGGCCAAACTCGGCTTGAAACAAGATAGTATTGTCATCGGCAGTGTATCTAACTTTTACGCTCCAAAAAATATTCCGGCCTACATCGACACGATCCGTAATGTCATCGACCAAAATCCTTCTCCTCACTTTGTCTTGATTGGCGATGGTCCGGAACGCAAACGCATCGAGCAAAAAATCACCGATCTCAATCTTACGGAATCAATCACGCTTGCAGGTGAACTAAACAACGCATCGTCTCTGCTCCGTGCCTTCGACGTCTTTACACTTCCCTCAACCAAAGAAGGCATGGCCTTTGCTCTTCTTGAAGCGATGGCGGCCTCGCTCCCCTGCGTCGCCACCGATGTCGGCGCCGCAAAATGGATGCTCGGCGATGCCGACGGAATCATCGTTCCACCTTCCGATACACAAGCGCTCACCCGAGCCATTCTCGAGTTAGCCAACAACGAATCAAAACGCATTCAACTCGGCCAAAACGCAAAGGAAGCGGTACAAAACCGCTTCCCGCTTGAGAAAACGCTGTCAGGCAACGCTTCAGCTCTCCTCGATTAA
- a CDS encoding RNA polymerase sigma factor, translating into MSQLIDQYQLYRVRTRRDADAFASLYDRYITSIYRFVYLKLPSREAAEDVTSETFLRFWNAILQNTEIRNVRAFLYQIARNLVVDFYRKEEAQKQAVVTTDEEYTSTVNEGLVSDRGRDQRLIEARVDLRIVLERIEKLKEDYRDVLTLRLIDGLGFADIALVLDKTPGHVRVIYHRAIKALDKLSP; encoded by the coding sequence ATGAGCCAGCTCATCGACCAATACCAACTGTATCGCGTGCGCACACGGCGTGACGCGGACGCATTTGCTAGCCTATACGACCGGTATATCACATCGATATACCGGTTCGTTTACTTAAAATTACCGTCTCGTGAAGCCGCGGAAGATGTCACGTCCGAGACGTTTCTTCGTTTTTGGAATGCGATTCTTCAGAATACGGAAATCCGCAATGTTAGAGCCTTTCTCTACCAGATTGCTCGTAACTTGGTTGTCGACTTTTATCGCAAAGAAGAGGCTCAAAAGCAGGCGGTTGTAACAACTGATGAGGAATATACGTCTACTGTTAATGAAGGGTTGGTATCGGATCGAGGGCGTGATCAGAGGCTGATCGAGGCTCGCGTCGATTTACGCATTGTTCTTGAGAGAATCGAGAAATTGAAAGAAGACTATCGCGATGTGTTGACCTTGCGGTTAATCGACGGACTCGGGTTTGCGGATATCGCACTCGTCCTCGATAAAACGCCGGGACATGTCAGAGTCATCTATCACCGAGCGATTAAAGCGCTCGACAAACTTTCCCCCTAA
- a CDS encoding helix-turn-helix domain-containing protein translates to MPELSQNKENIVRVTVSEAARLFGVNPRTIRRAITAQELRYIVVRGRYKISFPSLVTWSQAQTKVRNKRDEQGIGQWVDQWRMKNLKYSPRPPENKNDPE, encoded by the coding sequence ATGCCTGAGCTGTCCCAAAACAAAGAAAATATCGTTCGTGTCACCGTCAGCGAGGCGGCAAGACTCTTTGGCGTAAATCCACGCACCATCCGCCGAGCCATCACTGCCCAAGAGCTTCGATACATCGTTGTTCGGGGGCGTTATAAAATCTCCTTTCCATCTCTGGTCACTTGGTCGCAAGCTCAAACCAAAGTAAGGAATAAACGCGACGAACAAGGCATCGGCCAATGGGTCGATCAATGGCGTATGAAAAATCTGAAATACTCTCCCCGCCCACCGGAAAATAAAAACGACCCGGAATAA
- a CDS encoding O-antigen ligase family protein, whose protein sequence is MNRSQAIKFFKAICFLGIYGGLLLPLVFIPVVIFPFVFSKLIFFQVLVGLTFPAYLALVWMEPSYRPKKHVLFFAILAYFVAIGLSVVFAVDPYRAWWGNQERMNGLFTLLHFLAWLTMTVGIVKTWEQWKTLLHYQVGLSAIMAIVAILQKMNPNLLLFPAGPRVGGLLDNPIYMAAYQIFNFFFLALLFWKNPNRNWRVAYGLILVVDIIAFILAQSRGALMGLAAGIVAFAFYTALFTTNKKLRYGVFGLLLAMFAGYGALYLAKDTTVVRESPLHRYVDFQGAVRTRLIAWDIAWQGFVERPLTGWGFDNFHVLFNLKYNPISLRFGSYETWFDRAHNTVMDVLSMTGIFGFVTFFGIYGAIFYSTWRAFRKKWIDLPIAAILFSLPVAYFVQNLFVFDHPAGFSMSYLLFALIIAATKGGFIGEKEAMAEKHKETGIMQAPWTAFVVLMVVMGLLVLRTSVNPFQVSRKALQANAIFSANPQMSYQIALEASKTWTPYLDEQSFLLSRNMISLLGSGAAARTPNWKEMYELAKTLSLEEIARHPRNTHPRFIFARLAQEVMGLIPAEAPVSERMYQEAIATSPKRQQLHYGLARLYLMTGNLEPALNVFRNVISFDTEFGEGYWNLGITLMYDKRELEAGAENVQKALSALYPYRLQSPRELVVVADSLMIRQDDEGMKTFISKLGTDYPLGTADVYAQLVYKLQVVKKDELAQAMLAATSALDPATPKALQALINQANGQTTPTPAPAPTSAATGTAPIATATYNGLRR, encoded by the coding sequence ATGAACCGATCACAAGCCATCAAGTTCTTCAAAGCTATCTGCTTTTTGGGGATTTACGGGGGATTGCTCCTGCCGCTCGTCTTTATTCCGGTCGTTATTTTTCCCTTTGTTTTCTCCAAGCTGATTTTCTTTCAGGTGCTTGTCGGTCTGACATTTCCTGCCTATTTGGCATTAGTCTGGATGGAGCCGAGCTATCGACCGAAGAAGCACGTGCTGTTTTTTGCTATCCTGGCCTACTTTGTTGCAATCGGGTTATCGGTGGTTTTTGCTGTAGATCCGTATCGTGCTTGGTGGGGAAATCAGGAGCGCATGAACGGTTTGTTTACGTTGCTGCACTTTTTGGCTTGGTTAACGATGACTGTCGGTATCGTTAAAACATGGGAACAGTGGAAAACGCTGCTTCATTATCAGGTTGGGCTTTCTGCGATCATGGCTATTGTCGCTATTTTGCAGAAAATGAATCCTAATCTTCTGTTGTTTCCGGCTGGTCCGCGTGTCGGAGGACTGCTTGATAATCCGATCTACATGGCGGCATATCAGATCTTTAACTTTTTCTTTTTGGCGCTGTTGTTTTGGAAAAATCCAAATAGAAATTGGCGCGTTGCTTATGGCCTTATTCTGGTCGTGGATATCATCGCGTTTATTCTTGCCCAGTCGCGCGGAGCGTTGATGGGATTGGCAGCTGGTATTGTGGCATTTGCTTTTTATACGGCGTTGTTTACAACGAATAAAAAGCTTCGTTATGGCGTGTTTGGATTGTTGCTCGCCATGTTTGCAGGATATGGAGCGCTTTATCTTGCAAAGGATACTACGGTGGTACGAGAGTCGCCTCTGCATCGTTATGTCGATTTTCAAGGCGCGGTACGTACGCGTTTAATTGCGTGGGATATCGCTTGGCAGGGATTTGTCGAGCGTCCGCTTACTGGTTGGGGATTTGATAATTTTCACGTTCTTTTCAATCTTAAGTACAATCCGATTTCGTTGCGTTTCGGATCTTACGAAACTTGGTTTGATCGCGCGCATAACACAGTGATGGACGTGCTTTCAATGACTGGTATCTTTGGCTTTGTCACGTTCTTTGGAATCTACGGCGCTATTTTTTACAGTACTTGGCGCGCTTTCCGTAAAAAGTGGATTGATCTGCCGATTGCCGCGATTTTGTTTTCACTTCCTGTTGCTTACTTTGTCCAGAACTTGTTCGTGTTTGATCATCCGGCAGGATTCTCGATGAGTTATTTGTTGTTTGCGCTGATCATCGCCGCAACGAAAGGCGGGTTTATCGGGGAGAAAGAGGCGATGGCTGAGAAGCATAAGGAAACGGGGATCATGCAAGCGCCATGGACGGCATTTGTCGTATTAATGGTCGTCATGGGTCTCCTTGTTCTTAGAACGTCTGTGAATCCATTTCAGGTTTCAAGAAAGGCATTGCAAGCGAATGCGATTTTTAGTGCTAATCCACAGATGTCGTATCAGATTGCATTGGAGGCATCTAAAACATGGACGCCTTACTTGGATGAGCAATCATTTTTGCTTTCGCGTAATATGATCTCTTTGCTTGGATCTGGTGCAGCGGCGCGAACGCCGAATTGGAAAGAGATGTATGAATTAGCCAAGACCCTCTCACTTGAAGAGATCGCGCGTCATCCTCGCAATACGCATCCGCGATTTATCTTTGCGCGTCTCGCTCAGGAGGTTATGGGACTCATTCCTGCAGAAGCTCCTGTCTCTGAAAGGATGTATCAAGAGGCGATTGCAACCAGTCCAAAGCGCCAGCAACTGCATTATGGTTTGGCTCGTTTGTATCTTATGACTGGCAATCTTGAGCCTGCGCTGAACGTGTTCCGAAATGTCATTAGCTTTGATACGGAATTTGGAGAAGGTTATTGGAATCTGGGTATTACTCTCATGTATGACAAGCGCGAGCTTGAGGCGGGTGCGGAGAATGTACAAAAGGCTTTGTCGGCACTTTATCCTTATCGCTTACAGAGTCCGCGCGAGCTGGTTGTTGTCGCTGACTCGCTCATGATTCGACAAGACGACGAAGGGATGAAAACTTTTATATCAAAACTTGGTACGGATTATCCGCTAGGAACCGCCGATGTGTATGCTCAGCTTGTTTATAAGCTGCAGGTTGTAAAGAAGGATGAGTTGGCTCAAGCGATGCTCGCTGCGACGAGCGCCTTGGATCCAGCTACGCCTAAAGCGCTTCAGGCGCTGATCAATCAGGCGAATGGTCAAACAACCCCGACTCCTGCTCCAGCCCCGACTTCCGCGGCAACCGGAACCGCTCCGATTGCAACGGCTACGTATAACGGATTGCGACGTTAA